ACCAAAGCACCACCGGCAAAAATAGGCTGTCCCACCTGTCCGGCAAAGGCCCACATACCGGACGGATTGCGGAAAAGCTGATTTAATTGATTGCTGGCAAAACCGGCTGCCGCCGTTAAAGAAATATCCGGAAAATACGCCGCACGAGCCGCCCCGATACGGGCATTTGCCGCAATCAGCTGGCCTTCGGCACTACGCACATCGGGCCGTTTGGCTAAAAGATTTGACGGCAAGTTGGTAGGTACATTTGGAAGTACCACAATATCTCTTAAATGACCATCACGAGAAATCGTTTCCTCCACAATGGCACGCGGAGAACGCCCCACCAACACCGCTAAAGCGGTTTCGGTTTGGGCAATATTCAATTCCAACTCTTTGGCTGTCGCTTGCACTGAGTACATATCCGCTTCCACACGGCGCAAATCCACCTCTGTAATATAACCGGCATTATAGCGGCTGGTATAAATGCGCACACTTTCTTGGCGCGTTTCTAAAGTACGATTCGCAATTTCTAATTGAGCGTCTAACATACGAAGCGTAAAGTAAGCAGAAGCCACTTGTGCCGTTAAAGACAAAAGCACCGTATCTTTAGCCGCCATAGTGGACAAAAGCTCAGCACGAGCCGCTTCGCTCAAGCGGCGATATTTGCCCCACAAATCCAACTCAAAAGAAGCCACGATTGTACCAGTGCTTAATGTTTGTCCGGAGGAATAATCATTTCCGGCTCTGCCACTACCGCCCTGTAATCCGATTGTAGGCAACTGGTCGGCTACGGCTACACCAACGGATGCACGCGCCGCATCTACGCGAGCCATAGCTTGCTGTAAATCTTTATTATAGATCAAGGCTTCCGTCTCTAAAGCATTTAACGTATCATCTTCAAACATCGTCCACCATTGATGTTTTTCAAACACGCTAAAATCATCGGCAGTATTTTCTTGCGGCAATTCCAAATCCGGTCGCTTATAATTAGGCCCCATCATACAACCAGATAGTAATGCCGCAGCAAATACGACATACAGAAATTTATTAAATTTCATGGCTTACCTCCTCTTTTTCCCCTTGAGGATTCTGATTTTTCTTTTCTTTCAGCCCGCCGGAAATCAGATAAAAGAACATCGGCACAAACATCGGAGCAATAATAGTGGCGGCCAACATACCAAACACCACTGCCGTACCGATAGAGTGACGGCTGGCGGCACCGGCACCGGAACTGATAGCCAATGGCACACAACCCAAAATAAAGGCCAAAGAGGTCATAACAATCGGACGAAAACGCAGTTTAATAGCCTGCAAAGCCGCGTCAAATGCACTGCCCCCTTGTTCTTTAATCATTACGGCAAACTCTACAATTAAAATGGCGTTTTTGGCCGCCAAACCAACCAAAGCCACTAAGGCAATTTGGAAATAAATATCATTATCCAAACCGCGACAATACGTGCCTAACAAGGCCCCGAATATACCAAATGGAACTGCCAACAACACCGCAAAAGGAAGGCCCCATTTTTCGTATTGGGCCGCTAAGATTAAAAATACCACTAACATACCCAAAAGCAATGCCGTTGTAGAAGAACTGCCGCTAATGGTTTCTTGATAAGTAGTACCGGTCCACGCTAAAGTATATTCTTCACCCAACACTTCTTTAGCCACTTCTTGCAAAGCGGCAATGGCTTGACCCGTACTATATCCGCCAGCCGGAGAAGCCATTACTTTAGCGGCAGGGAACGCATTAAAACGTTCCACCGTTTCGGGCCCCAAAATAGGTGTTAATGTCACAAAAGAAGCTAAGGGAATCATGTTTCCGTCATTGGAACGGACAAAAATTTCCCCTAATTGCTCCGGTCTTGCGCGGTAGTCTCCTTCCGCCTGCATCATCACTTTAAAACTTCGGCTGAATTTGGTAAAGTCGTTCACGTAAGCCGTACCAAAAGTGCCGGCTATCGTACCATAAAGTTCCGCCAAAGAAACATTCATCGATATGGCTTTGATTTCGTCCACTTTCAAGTCATATTGCGGGGTGGCCGCCGAGAATGTAGTGCTAACACTGGAAAACTCTTTACGTTTCTGAGCAGCGGCCACAAATTCGTTTACCTTAGAGGATAATGTTTGGCTATCGGCACCGGCACGATTTTGTATGTATCCTTCCAATCCACCCGTTGTACTCATACCCATAATCGGAGGAGGATTAAATGGCATCACAATCGCACCCGGAATAGCGGCAGCGGCGGCTTTGGCAATAGCTGCTAACGTGCCAAAGGAAGACAAAGCCTCCGTTTTGCGTTCTTTCCAAGGTTTCAAAGAAATAAAAGAAGCCACAGAACTCGTCTTTTGCGTACTGCTGAGCATATCAAAGCCGGCAAAGGTCATTTCGTCAGATACGGCCGGTTGCTCTTTGATAATTTTTTGCACTTGTTGGGCAATATTTTCCGCTTGCGGCAGAGAAGAAGCAGGGTCTAGCATGGTAGCCATCATAAGCATACCTTGATCTTCATCCGGCAACAAACTGCCCGGTACAATTTTAAACAATCCAAACGTAGCACCCCAGAAAAGAAGCACACAAAGCAGTGCCACCGGGATACGGCGCAAGAAAAAGCCTGCCCAACCGGTATATTTTTCCGTCACTTTGTCAAACCATTGATCGAAACGGAAGAAAAACCCACTGGTTTTGTGTTTCATGTCTTTTAAGAGCAAAGCACACAAAGCAGGTGTCAACGTTAAAGCCACCAAGCCGGAAATGACTACGGAAACAGCAATCGTAATAGCAAACTGCTGATACATAACACCGGTAAATCCGCCCATAAAAGCCACCGGCACAAATACAGAACATAACACCAGCACAATGGCTACAACCGGTCCGGTCACTTCGTCCATTGCTTTAATGGTAGCTTCTTTAACGGGCAGATGTTCATCATGCATGATACGTTCTACGTTTTCAATTACCACAATAGCATCATCTACCACAATACCGATGGCCAACACCAACCCGAACAGTGTCAAAGTGTTGATAGAAAAACCCAAAAGCAACATTCCGGCAAAAGCACCCACAATGGATACGGGTACTGCTAAACACGGAATCAACGTAGCGCGCCAATCGTGCAAGAATAAATAAACCACCAAAAACACGAGCACCATTGCTTCAATTAAGGTATGAATTACTTCTTCCACAGAGGCATTTACAAACAACGTGGTATCATAAGCAACTTTATACTCAATACCACCGGGGAAATTGGCAGCCAATTCGTCCATGCGTTTTTTAACAGCATCAGCAGTGGCTACAGCATTTGCACCCGGAGAAAGATAAACCCCGATAGGTACTGCCGGTTGTTCGTTGAAAAAACCCGTAAATTCATACGTCTGGCTGCCGAGTTCTACCCGAGCCACATCTTTTAAGCGCAAGGAAGTACCGTCCGGATTGGCACGCAAAATAATTTCTTCAAATTCTTCGGCTGTTTTTAAACGTCCCGGAGCAACCATAGTGTACATGCGGTCCACCATCGTTTTTAACGGAGGTTGACCTATTTTGCCTGCCGCGCGTTGTGCATTTTGCGCTTGCACTGCCGCCATTACATCAGATACAGACAAGCCCAATTGGCTCATCATATCCGGTTTGAGCCAAATACGAATAGCATAGTCATTGGCCGTCATGACTTGAGCATCACCCACCCCTTCAATACGCTTCAAATCATCTACTACGTTAATCAAAGCATAGTTGCCGATATACGTAGTATCGTACACTCCGGAAGGTGAGTACATGGTGATTAACTGTAAAATAGCAGAAGATTTTTTGTCCACCGTCACCCCGTAGCGGCGCACGTCTTCCGGCAAAGTGGAAGTGGCCGATTGTACGCGGTTATTGACGTTAATCATGGCTTGATCAGGGTCTGTACCTACTTTAAAGTACACCAACAAATTCATATCCCCATTGGCAGAAGACGTAGAGTTCATGTACAACATGTCTTCCACCCCGTTGATTTGTTGTTCCAACGGAGCAGCCACCGTATCGGCAATTACTTCGGGGCTGGCACCGGGATATTGAGCCGAAACCTGAATGGAGGGCGGTGTCAAATCCGGATATTGCTCTATAGGAAGCATGGTGATAGAGACAATACCCGCCAGCAAAATCAGCAAAGAAATAACTGTTGAAAAGATAGGGCGGTTAATAAAAAATTTGGAAAACATAAATTCCTCCCGTTTTTATTTTACCGCAACGGTTTGGGAGGCAGAAGATTCTTCCACATCTTGTTCATCACCTTCCACCGCTTTACCCAATGCTTTGTCAAAAGAGTTCACATCAACAGCCGTTGCCGTACTGGGAACCACCGTTTCGACTACGGTCGGCAAAGTAAATTCTTGCACTTTGGGAGCCACTTTCATTTCAGGACGCATTTTGATAAGACCGGCAGAAACAATGGTTTCTCCCCCTTTCAGACCTTCGCTGACAATATATAAATCATCTTGCATTTGAGCCGTAATGGGTTGTGCCTTTAATATATTGTTTTCATCTATCACATACACCAAATTACCGGTAGGAGTGCTAAGCACAGCAGAGGAGGGAATCAGTACGGCATCTTTATACGTAGCACCAATCAAGCGCACACGTACAAATTGACCGGGCATTAACATGCGTTGATTTTTGGGGTTAGGAAATTCTGCCTTGATAGCCAAAGAGGCGGTTTTGACGTTTTCGGTACTGTCAAAGAAAATAATTTTTCCTTTTTCCGGATAAACACGACCGTCAGATGTAATAGCCTCTACATATAAAGGGGTTTCTCCTTTTTCATCTAATGTAATCGTACCGGCCAAATATCCGCTGGCTAGTTTATAAAATTGAGAGCTGGGCATAGAGAAATTGGCCCATAAGGGGTGAATTTGCACCATTGTAGTCAATAAACCATTACCGGCAGGAGAGACCAAACTTCCTACAGATTGGGCCTCTTTACCCGTAATACCGGAAATAGGAGCCAACACTTTGGTATATTCCAAATTAATTTTGGCTTCATTCACACCGGCCTTAGCCACTTTTACAGCCGCTTGAGCCGCTTCATAAGCAGATAAAGAGTCGTCAAAGTCTTTGCGGCTGATGGCATTGTCAGCGCGTAAAACTTTCATGCGTTCGTAATCGCGCTTGGTGCGATTTTCTTCGCTTTGTGCTTGGGCCAATGCCCCTTCGGCTCTTTGCAAAGCCACTTCATATTCTTTCGGATCAATTTGAAAAAGTTGAGTACCTTGTTTTACATAAGCGCCTTCATCAAATAAGCGAGCCTTTAAAATACCTCCCACCTGAGCACGCACTTGGATTTCCAAAGAGCCGGCAATTTGGGCCGGATATTCAATATTCCAAGGCAGATCCGTCTTTAAAACTTGGACGGCCGTCACAGGTGTGGCGGCATCTTGTGCCGGAGCAGCTTGTTTTTTACAAGCCACTAATGCGCACAAAACGGTGCACATCACAAATATAGTAGCGATACGAATTTGTTTTTTCATGCTTCCTTCCTCTTTTTATCCCTCATAATTGGAGAGAAAATTATCTGCTTGTTTTTCAATCACACAGATATATACTTAGAATTGTATAAAATTTACCCCTTTATGAAATATTTATCTATCATTTTTTTGGATTATAAAAAAATTGCTACAATAACTCCATGAGCGAAAAAGAAAATATGTTAGCAGGGCTTTTTTACAATGCCGCCGATGAGGAGCTGACACAAGCCCGTTATACGGCCAGACGCTTGTTGTGGCAATACAATGCTACGGACCCTTCTGATCAAGCAAAACGCCAAGAAT
This is a stretch of genomic DNA from Elusimicrobiaceae bacterium. It encodes these proteins:
- a CDS encoding efflux RND transporter periplasmic adaptor subunit, which gives rise to MKKQIRIATIFVMCTVLCALVACKKQAAPAQDAATPVTAVQVLKTDLPWNIEYPAQIAGSLEIQVRAQVGGILKARLFDEGAYVKQGTQLFQIDPKEYEVALQRAEGALAQAQSEENRTKRDYERMKVLRADNAISRKDFDDSLSAYEAAQAAVKVAKAGVNEAKINLEYTKVLAPISGITGKEAQSVGSLVSPAGNGLLTTMVQIHPLWANFSMPSSQFYKLASGYLAGTITLDEKGETPLYVEAITSDGRVYPEKGKIIFFDSTENVKTASLAIKAEFPNPKNQRMLMPGQFVRVRLIGATYKDAVLIPSSAVLSTPTGNLVYVIDENNILKAQPITAQMQDDLYIVSEGLKGGETIVSAGLIKMRPEMKVAPKVQEFTLPTVVETVVPSTATAVDVNSFDKALGKAVEGDEQDVEESSASQTVAVK
- a CDS encoding efflux transporter outer membrane subunit: MKFNKFLYVVFAAALLSGCMMGPNYKRPDLELPQENTADDFSVFEKHQWWTMFEDDTLNALETEALIYNKDLQQAMARVDAARASVGVAVADQLPTIGLQGGSGRAGNDYSSGQTLSTGTIVASFELDLWGKYRRLSEAARAELLSTMAAKDTVLLSLTAQVASAYFTLRMLDAQLEIANRTLETRQESVRIYTSRYNAGYITEVDLRRVEADMYSVQATAKELELNIAQTETALAVLVGRSPRAIVEETISRDGHLRDIVVLPNVPTNLPSNLLAKRPDVRSAEGQLIAANARIGAARAAYFPDISLTAAAGFASNQLNQLFRNPSGMWAFAGQVGQPIFAGGALVSQSKAAKARYEEMLASYEKTVQTAFKETLDALNSNRINREMFEIRKKQTEALRRGYELTKKQEDAGLIGTMELLDVERNLLQAEMALASARQSELLALISVAKALGGGWDERCGFGPFESLVRAEQQTTIEENQTLPETQSEPTEK
- a CDS encoding multidrug efflux RND transporter permease subunit, producing the protein MFSKFFINRPIFSTVISLLILLAGIVSITMLPIEQYPDLTPPSIQVSAQYPGASPEVIADTVAAPLEQQINGVEDMLYMNSTSSANGDMNLLVYFKVGTDPDQAMINVNNRVQSATSTLPEDVRRYGVTVDKKSSAILQLITMYSPSGVYDTTYIGNYALINVVDDLKRIEGVGDAQVMTANDYAIRIWLKPDMMSQLGLSVSDVMAAVQAQNAQRAAGKIGQPPLKTMVDRMYTMVAPGRLKTAEEFEEIILRANPDGTSLRLKDVARVELGSQTYEFTGFFNEQPAVPIGVYLSPGANAVATADAVKKRMDELAANFPGGIEYKVAYDTTLFVNASVEEVIHTLIEAMVLVFLVVYLFLHDWRATLIPCLAVPVSIVGAFAGMLLLGFSINTLTLFGLVLAIGIVVDDAIVVIENVERIMHDEHLPVKEATIKAMDEVTGPVVAIVLVLCSVFVPVAFMGGFTGVMYQQFAITIAVSVVISGLVALTLTPALCALLLKDMKHKTSGFFFRFDQWFDKVTEKYTGWAGFFLRRIPVALLCVLLFWGATFGLFKIVPGSLLPDEDQGMLMMATMLDPASSLPQAENIAQQVQKIIKEQPAVSDEMTFAGFDMLSSTQKTSSVASFISLKPWKERKTEALSSFGTLAAIAKAAAAAIPGAIVMPFNPPPIMGMSTTGGLEGYIQNRAGADSQTLSSKVNEFVAAAQKRKEFSSVSTTFSAATPQYDLKVDEIKAISMNVSLAELYGTIAGTFGTAYVNDFTKFSRSFKVMMQAEGDYRARPEQLGEIFVRSNDGNMIPLASFVTLTPILGPETVERFNAFPAAKVMASPAGGYSTGQAIAALQEVAKEVLGEEYTLAWTGTTYQETISGSSSTTALLLGMLVVFLILAAQYEKWGLPFAVLLAVPFGIFGALLGTYCRGLDNDIYFQIALVALVGLAAKNAILIVEFAVMIKEQGGSAFDAALQAIKLRFRPIVMTSLAFILGCVPLAISSGAGAASRHSIGTAVVFGMLAATIIAPMFVPMFFYLISGGLKEKKNQNPQGEKEEVSHEI